One genomic window of Anaerofustis stercorihominis DSM 17244 includes the following:
- a CDS encoding DegT/DnrJ/EryC1/StrS family aminotransferase, protein MEFRDLKTQYKVLKDDIDKAVVEVMTNCNFISGKQVEELEKELAEYVGVKHCVSCANGTDALSLALMAWYIKESDAVFVPDFTFFASGEVVSHIGATPVFVDVDKDTFNISAKSLENAVLKVKKDGRLNPKVVVGVDLFGLPADYNEIKKVADKYGLLILEDGAQGFGGEIEGKKACSFGDISTTSFFPAKPLGCYGDGGAVFTDDDNICELLKSYRVHGKGAMKYDNVRIGVNSRLDTIQAAILSVKLKAFREYELKDINRVADKYSEKLEGVVKTPYIPKGFYSSYAQYTITLDSKKVRDDLQKYLKDNDIPTMIYYPKPMHEQKAFDYLEYKGEDFKNTISLCDTVLSLPMHPYLKDDEILRVTDKIKEFFYGIK, encoded by the coding sequence ATGGAATTCAGAGATTTAAAAACACAATATAAGGTATTAAAAGATGATATAGATAAAGCCGTTGTTGAAGTTATGACTAATTGTAACTTTATAAGCGGCAAGCAAGTAGAGGAATTGGAAAAAGAGCTTGCTGAATATGTCGGAGTTAAACACTGCGTAAGCTGTGCAAACGGTACGGACGCTTTATCTCTTGCTTTAATGGCTTGGTATATAAAAGAGAGCGACGCTGTTTTTGTTCCCGATTTTACATTCTTTGCTTCAGGTGAAGTCGTTTCTCATATAGGAGCTACTCCTGTATTTGTAGATGTGGATAAGGATACTTTTAATATTTCTGCAAAGAGCCTTGAAAATGCTGTATTGAAAGTAAAAAAAGACGGCAGATTAAATCCAAAAGTTGTTGTTGGAGTTGACTTATTTGGTTTGCCCGCTGATTATAATGAAATAAAAAAAGTAGCTGATAAGTATGGACTTTTGATACTTGAAGACGGTGCTCAGGGTTTTGGCGGAGAAATAGAAGGTAAAAAAGCCTGCAGTTTCGGTGATATAAGTACGACTTCATTTTTCCCTGCAAAGCCTCTCGGTTGCTACGGTGATGGAGGTGCTGTTTTTACTGATGATGATAACATATGTGAGCTTTTAAAGTCTTACAGAGTACACGGAAAAGGTGCTATGAAATACGATAATGTAAGGATTGGTGTCAATTCAAGACTCGATACCATTCAAGCGGCAATATTATCTGTTAAATTGAAAGCCTTTAGAGAATATGAGCTTAAAGATATAAATAGGGTAGCTGATAAGTACAGTGAAAAACTTGAGGGAGTGGTGAAAACTCCGTATATACCTAAAGGATTTTATTCAAGTTACGCTCAGTATACCATTACTTTGGATAGTAAAAAAGTCAGAGACGATTTACAAAAATATTTAAAAGATAATGACATTCCTACAATGATTTATTATCCGAAACCAATGCATGAACAAAAAGCATTTGATTATCTAGAATATAAAGGGGAAGATTTTAAGAATACCATTTCCCTTTGTGATACCGTTTTGTCTTTACCTATGCATCCTTATTTAAAAGATGATGAAATCTTACGAGTAACCGATAAGATAAAAGAATTTTTTTACGGAATTAAATAA
- a CDS encoding glycosyltransferase family 4 protein yields the protein MIMIKVCHMTSAHKSTDVRIFEKECVSLAKKEEYEVYLVAKGKSYESKNVHIVGIGTNNRGRISRMLFTAKDIYKKALEINADIYHFHDPELLPYGLKLKKKGKKVIFDSHENYSEQIKEKYYIPKFLRGFISKIFKSYESKVSKKIDGLIFPCPMFGKHPFEGRSKRCVYINNTPILEELYNKYEESEKDYSKPVVCYAGGLNYNRGITHLINACYKSGAKLILGGNFVPASYGEELKKTEEYECVDFRGYLNRDDILNMYKESTIGANVLLNVGQYAVLSNLSTKIYEFMSMGLPVISNDYPYAREVIEKYNFGIVVNSDNIDEIENAIKYLSENPKEAEEMGRNGRDAIKEHFNWSIDEKVLYDLYDDILK from the coding sequence ATGATAATGATTAAAGTTTGTCATATGACAAGTGCACATAAATCCACTGATGTCAGGATATTTGAAAAAGAATGTGTCTCATTGGCTAAAAAAGAAGAGTATGAAGTATATTTGGTTGCAAAAGGAAAAAGTTACGAGAGTAAGAATGTTCATATAGTGGGAATAGGAACGAATAACAGAGGCAGGATATCCAGAATGTTATTCACTGCTAAAGACATCTACAAAAAGGCTCTTGAGATAAATGCGGATATTTATCATTTTCATGACCCCGAACTTCTTCCTTATGGTCTGAAGCTTAAGAAAAAGGGGAAAAAGGTTATATTTGACAGTCATGAGAATTACAGTGAGCAGATAAAAGAAAAGTATTATATCCCTAAGTTTTTGAGAGGATTTATTTCAAAAATATTCAAAAGTTATGAGAGTAAAGTGAGCAAGAAAATAGATGGATTAATATTTCCTTGTCCGATGTTCGGAAAACATCCTTTTGAGGGTAGAAGCAAACGATGTGTATATATAAATAATACTCCTATATTGGAAGAGCTTTATAATAAATATGAAGAATCGGAAAAAGATTATTCAAAACCTGTTGTTTGCTACGCAGGAGGACTTAATTATAACAGAGGTATAACTCACTTGATAAATGCGTGCTATAAATCAGGTGCAAAACTTATTTTGGGAGGTAATTTTGTGCCTGCATCTTATGGAGAAGAACTTAAAAAGACAGAAGAATACGAATGTGTAGATTTTAGAGGATATTTAAACAGAGATGATATTTTAAATATGTATAAGGAGTCTACCATAGGTGCAAACGTACTTTTAAATGTAGGTCAGTATGCAGTGCTTTCAAATTTATCAACGAAAATATACGAATTTATGTCCATGGGACTTCCCGTTATAAGTAATGATTATCCTTATGCCAGAGAAGTCATTGAAAAATATAACTTCGGAATTGTTGTAAATTCCGATAATATTGATGAAATAGAAAATGCAATTAAATATTTAAGTGAAAATCCAAAAGAAGCCGAGGAAATGGGCAGGAACGGAAGAGATGCAATAAAAGAGCATTTTAACTGGAGTATAGATGAAAAAGTATTATATGATTTGTATGATGATATATTGAAGTGA
- a CDS encoding acyltransferase, with amino-acid sequence MSDYFVHESSYVDEDVIIGKNTKVWHFCHIQKGARIGENCSFGQNVNVSNNVVIGNGCKVQNNVSIYEGVELKDHVFCGPSMVFTNDLTPRAKYPKGPLGYKKTILDTGSTVGANATIVCGHSLGKWCMIASGAVVTKDVPDHALFAGVPAKQIGWVCECGNILDENLACSCNRKYKKGSNGLIKR; translated from the coding sequence ATGAGCGATTATTTTGTTCATGAATCAAGCTATGTGGATGAAGATGTCATAATTGGTAAAAATACCAAGGTATGGCATTTTTGCCATATACAAAAGGGAGCAAGGATTGGCGAAAACTGTTCTTTCGGACAAAACGTCAACGTCTCGAACAATGTAGTCATAGGTAACGGGTGTAAGGTTCAAAATAATGTGTCTATTTATGAAGGAGTGGAACTTAAAGATCATGTGTTCTGCGGTCCTTCTATGGTATTTACCAATGATTTGACTCCGAGAGCAAAGTATCCAAAGGGGCCTTTGGGGTATAAAAAAACAATTTTGGATACAGGTTCAACAGTAGGAGCAAATGCAACAATAGTTTGCGGTCATAGCTTAGGTAAATGGTGTATGATTGCTTCCGGGGCTGTAGTTACGAAAGATGTTCCCGATCATGCTTTATTTGCGGGCGTTCCCGCTAAACAAATAGGCTGGGTATGCGAGTGCGGAAATATACTCGATGAAAATTTAGCATGTTCTTGTAATAGAAAATACAAAAAAGGAAGCAATGGACTTATAAAAAGGTAG
- a CDS encoding Gfo/Idh/MocA family protein, translating to MKYALIGCGRISTNHIKAAVNNELEIAAVCDILDERMEEVLSKHDLQSDKSIKRYNDYKVMVEEIKPELVSIATESGSHAEIALYLIDKGINVIIEKPMAMSIKDADEIIRRSNEKNVKVSACHQNRFNIAVQEMRNALEAGRFGKLSHGSIHVRWNRNKDYYEQAPWRGTWAEDGGALMNQCIHGIDLLRWMLGDEIEEVYGVTKQQFHDYLEAEDIGMAVVKFKNGAVGTIEGTTNVYPKNLEETLYLFGENGTVKLGGKSTNNIDVWDFKDETEEDSRNKGLEEATSNVYGNGHTSLFKDVMNAIKEDRKPYVDAVAGRNALELVLSVYKSQKEGRAVKLPLKDFSSIDMKGEF from the coding sequence ATGAAATATGCGTTAATAGGCTGCGGCAGGATTTCTACCAACCATATCAAAGCTGCTGTTAATAATGAATTGGAAATAGCTGCTGTATGTGATATTTTAGATGAAAGAATGGAAGAAGTCCTTTCAAAGCATGATTTGCAAAGTGATAAAAGTATAAAAAGGTATAATGATTATAAAGTTATGGTTGAGGAAATCAAGCCCGAGCTTGTGAGTATTGCTACCGAAAGCGGTTCACATGCCGAGATTGCTTTATATTTGATTGATAAAGGTATAAATGTAATAATTGAAAAACCTATGGCGATGAGCATTAAAGACGCTGATGAGATAATAAGACGTTCAAATGAGAAAAATGTAAAAGTATCCGCATGTCATCAAAACAGGTTTAATATTGCCGTTCAAGAGATGAGAAATGCTCTCGAAGCGGGCAGGTTCGGAAAACTTTCTCACGGTTCTATTCATGTAAGATGGAACAGAAACAAGGATTATTACGAGCAGGCTCCTTGGAGAGGCACATGGGCTGAAGACGGCGGAGCATTAATGAACCAGTGTATTCACGGTATAGATTTACTCAGATGGATGCTGGGAGATGAAATCGAAGAGGTTTACGGAGTAACGAAACAACAGTTTCACGATTATCTCGAAGCGGAAGACATTGGTATGGCTGTAGTTAAATTTAAAAACGGTGCCGTTGGTACTATAGAAGGAACCACAAATGTGTATCCTAAAAATCTTGAAGAAACGCTTTATTTGTTCGGGGAAAACGGAACTGTAAAGCTCGGAGGAAAATCTACAAATAATATAGATGTTTGGGATTTTAAAGATGAAACCGAAGAAGACAGCAGGAATAAAGGTTTGGAAGAAGCAACCAGCAACGTTTACGGAAACGGGCATACTTCTTTATTCAAAGATGTAATGAACGCTATTAAAGAAGACAGAAAACCATATGTAGACGCCGTAGCGGGAAGGAATGCTCTTGAACTAGTTTTAAGCGTATATAAATCACAAAAAGAAGGAAGAGCGGTAAAACTTCCTTTAAAAGATTTTTCAAGTATAGATATGAAAGGCGAATTTTAA
- a CDS encoding nucleotide sugar dehydrogenase yields the protein MKNELLKKIENKEIIVGVVGLGYVGLPLAVEKAKAGYKTIGFDVQSQKVDMVNNGENYIGDVVDSDLKKLTENKMISATTDFSFVKDVDFIAICVPTPLDKHQQPDISYVKSSTIEISKYLTKGTMVVLESTTYPGTTEELIKPILEEGSGLKCGEDFYLGFSPERVDPGNLIYKTKNTPKVVGAIGKDATEVIAAMYSAVLESDIHTVSSPAVAEMEKILENTYRNINIGLVNELAMLCHEMGISLWEVIDAAKTKPYGFQAFYPGPGLGGHCIPLDPYYLSWKAREYGFHTSMIESSMMINDKMPEYCVERAMKILNRHGKALSTSKVLVMGVAYKQDIDDYRESPALSVIDILGENGADVDFYDPFISEYKHEGKSKKGIDKIDEKIISSYDLIMITTAHSNVDYEMVSNNAKAIFDTKNVMKDIKNRDNLEVL from the coding sequence ATGAAAAATGAATTATTAAAAAAGATCGAGAATAAAGAAATAATAGTGGGAGTAGTCGGACTTGGATATGTAGGGCTGCCTTTGGCAGTTGAAAAAGCCAAAGCCGGATATAAGACCATAGGCTTTGATGTTCAGTCTCAGAAAGTGGATATGGTAAACAATGGCGAGAACTATATCGGAGATGTTGTTGACAGTGATTTAAAGAAGTTGACAGAAAATAAAATGATATCTGCCACAACCGATTTCAGTTTCGTAAAAGATGTTGATTTTATTGCTATATGCGTACCGACTCCTCTGGATAAACATCAGCAGCCTGATATTTCTTATGTCAAAAGCTCTACAATAGAAATATCAAAGTATTTAACAAAAGGTACAATGGTAGTATTGGAATCGACTACTTATCCGGGAACTACGGAAGAGCTTATTAAGCCTATTCTGGAAGAAGGCTCGGGACTTAAATGCGGCGAAGATTTTTATCTTGGATTTTCTCCTGAAAGAGTAGACCCCGGTAACCTTATTTATAAAACCAAAAACACTCCGAAAGTTGTGGGAGCGATAGGTAAAGATGCGACAGAAGTGATTGCGGCAATGTACAGTGCGGTTTTGGAAAGCGACATTCATACCGTTTCATCTCCTGCGGTTGCGGAAATGGAAAAGATACTCGAAAATACTTACAGAAACATAAATATAGGTCTTGTAAATGAGCTTGCAATGCTTTGTCACGAAATGGGGATAAGTCTTTGGGAAGTTATTGACGCTGCAAAGACGAAACCTTACGGCTTTCAGGCTTTTTATCCGGGACCGGGACTTGGTGGACATTGTATTCCTTTAGACCCATATTATTTGTCTTGGAAAGCAAGAGAGTATGGTTTTCATACTTCCATGATCGAAAGCTCTATGATGATAAACGATAAAATGCCTGAGTACTGTGTGGAAAGAGCAATGAAAATACTTAACAGACACGGTAAGGCTTTAAGTACATCAAAAGTACTTGTTATGGGGGTTGCATACAAGCAGGATATAGATGACTACCGAGAATCTCCTGCGCTTAGTGTTATAGACATACTGGGGGAAAATGGTGCTGATGTAGATTTTTATGACCCTTTTATCAGCGAATATAAGCATGAAGGAAAGAGCAAAAAGGGAATAGATAAGATAGATGAAAAAATAATATCTTCTTATGATTTGATAATGATAACTACCGCTCACAGTAATGTGGATTATGAAATGGTAAGTAACAATGCTAAAGCTATTTTTGATACAAAGAATGTAATGAAAGATATTAAAAACAGAGATAATTTGGAAGTTTTATAA
- a CDS encoding glycosyltransferase family 4 protein, translating to MKVWILNHYATNMYFDESGRHQSFAKYLIKKGHEVKIFCASTIHNSDEIIDLNNNLYIEKKGKDEVPYVFVETTPYMGNGVSRIKNMLSYYKNVKKAVSEYIKKEGKPDVIYASSVHPLALVAGIKIKKKFNNIPCISEVRDLWPESLVEYGIIKRKSIIAKVLYKGEKWIYKKSDAVLFTIPGGENYIKDRNWTEAIPLKKVFYINNGVDLEEFEDNKNKYTFKDEDLNNENLFKIVYAGSIRDVNNVDEILDMAKIYKDKHLDNIKFIIYGDGPRKESLEEVAQKLSLDNVVFKGRVEKKYIPFILSKSDLNLISGISGNIGAYGVSWNKLFEYMASGKPVCANYNLGEFNLIEDNNIGICKKYNDLNKYCDDIENKIISDKEKYSKLCESSVIASEEFSFDKLTDKLIDIIDYVVR from the coding sequence ATGAAAGTATGGATTTTAAATCATTATGCAACCAATATGTATTTTGATGAGTCGGGGAGACATCAGAGCTTTGCAAAGTATTTAATTAAAAAAGGTCATGAAGTTAAGATTTTTTGTGCCAGCACCATTCATAACAGTGATGAAATTATTGATTTAAATAATAATTTATATATAGAGAAAAAAGGTAAAGATGAGGTTCCTTATGTTTTTGTTGAAACTACTCCTTATATGGGAAACGGAGTTTCAAGAATAAAAAATATGCTTTCATATTATAAAAATGTTAAGAAAGCGGTAAGTGAGTATATAAAAAAAGAAGGTAAACCCGATGTTATATATGCTTCTTCCGTTCATCCTCTGGCTCTTGTTGCGGGAATTAAAATCAAAAAGAAATTTAATAATATCCCTTGTATAAGTGAAGTTAGGGATTTATGGCCCGAAAGTTTAGTGGAATATGGTATAATAAAAAGAAAGAGTATCATAGCAAAGGTTCTCTACAAAGGAGAAAAGTGGATTTATAAAAAGTCCGATGCGGTTCTTTTTACTATTCCCGGCGGAGAAAATTATATAAAAGACAGGAACTGGACAGAAGCTATTCCTTTAAAGAAAGTCTTTTATATCAATAACGGAGTAGACCTTGAGGAATTTGAAGATAATAAAAATAAATATACTTTTAAAGATGAAGATTTAAATAATGAAAATCTATTCAAAATAGTATATGCAGGCTCCATAAGGGATGTAAATAATGTAGATGAAATCCTTGATATGGCAAAGATTTATAAGGATAAGCATTTAGATAATATCAAGTTTATAATTTACGGTGACGGTCCCAGAAAAGAATCTCTAGAAGAAGTAGCACAAAAATTATCTTTGGATAATGTAGTATTTAAGGGAAGAGTGGAAAAGAAGTATATTCCTTTTATATTATCCAAGAGTGATTTGAATTTAATCAGCGGGATATCCGGAAATATAGGAGCATACGGAGTGAGCTGGAATAAGCTTTTTGAATATATGGCAAGCGGTAAACCCGTATGTGCAAATTATAATCTCGGAGAATTCAATTTAATTGAAGATAATAATATAGGGATATGTAAAAAGTACAATGACCTTAATAAATACTGTGATGATATAGAAAATAAAATAATATCCGATAAAGAGAAGTATTCCAAATTATGTGAGAGCTCAGTAATTGCAAGTGAAGAATTCAGTTTTGATAAACTTACGGATAAATTGATTGATATAATAGATTATGTAGTTAGGTAA
- a CDS encoding acetyltransferase → MNKVIVIGGGGHSKVVIDIIKNNGYEASEIEILDDNLDIGSEILSCKVVGKVKDALKYNKDTKFVIAIGNNEVREKISKEYKLDYTTFIHPSAVIGEDVNIDKGSVIMGGSVINSGTKIGKHSIINTSSTIDHDSNIGDFVHLSPGVHMGGTVNVGNRTWIGVATSVKNNISIGKDIIIGVGSVVINNVKEKGIYVGNPLRKIK, encoded by the coding sequence ATGAATAAAGTGATTGTTATAGGCGGAGGCGGACATTCCAAAGTCGTTATAGACATTATAAAGAACAACGGATATGAAGCATCTGAAATTGAAATTTTAGATGACAATTTAGACATCGGCAGTGAAATTTTATCTTGTAAAGTAGTCGGTAAAGTTAAGGACGCTTTAAAATATAATAAAGATACTAAATTTGTTATTGCTATAGGAAATAATGAAGTAAGAGAAAAGATTTCTAAGGAATATAAGCTTGATTATACTACCTTTATTCATCCATCTGCTGTAATCGGGGAAGATGTAAATATCGATAAGGGTAGTGTTATAATGGGTGGTAGTGTTATAAACAGCGGTACCAAAATAGGAAAGCATTCCATAATAAATACTTCTTCTACTATAGATCATGACAGTAATATCGGAGATTTTGTTCATTTATCTCCCGGAGTGCATATGGGTGGGACAGTAAATGTCGGAAACAGGACTTGGATTGGAGTCGCAACTTCCGTTAAGAATAATATATCGATAGGTAAAGATATTATTATCGGTGTCGGAAGTGTCGTGATAAACAACGTTAAAGAAAAAGGAATTTATGTCGGAAATCCTTTAAGAAAAATAAAGTAA
- a CDS encoding sugar transferase, translating into MIGKRTFYDKYIKRIIDFILSLCGIIILSPVLLIVSFLVRVNIGSPILFRQARPGLNGKIFMMYKFRTMTDERDENGELLDDGIRLTKFGKMLRSTSLDELPEMFNILKGDMSIVGPRPLLVKYLPLYNERQAHRHDVKPGLTGYAQVNGRNAISWEEKFELDIFYVNNASLLMDIFIFFKTIKKVFVKEGIDSGTSVTMEEFKGSKNIDLEKSLNE; encoded by the coding sequence ATGATTGGAAAACGTACTTTTTATGATAAATATATAAAACGCATTATTGATTTTATATTATCACTTTGCGGTATCATTATTTTAAGTCCCGTTTTATTAATAGTATCATTTTTGGTCAGAGTAAACATTGGTTCTCCGATCCTTTTTAGGCAGGCGAGACCTGGGCTTAATGGAAAAATATTTATGATGTATAAATTTAGGACCATGACCGATGAAAGAGACGAAAACGGAGAACTTTTAGATGATGGGATAAGACTTACAAAGTTTGGTAAAATGCTGAGATCGACCAGTCTTGATGAACTTCCCGAGATGTTTAATATATTAAAAGGCGATATGAGTATAGTAGGACCCAGACCTCTTTTAGTCAAGTATTTGCCTTTATATAATGAAAGACAAGCCCATAGGCATGATGTTAAGCCTGGACTTACGGGATATGCACAGGTCAACGGTAGGAATGCAATAAGCTGGGAAGAGAAGTTTGAACTTGATATATTTTATGTGAATAATGCTTCATTGTTAATGGATATATTTATATTCTTTAAAACGATAAAAAAAGTATTTGTAAAAGAAGGTATCGACAGCGGAACTTCGGTTACGATGGAAGAATTTAAAGGTTCTAAAAATATTGACTTGGAGAAATCTCTTAATGAATAA
- a CDS encoding aminotransferase class I/II-fold pyridoxal phosphate-dependent enzyme: MGNKERIFLASPHMSDEGYEQGYIKEAFDTNWIAPLGENVNNFEKEICEVTGAKDAAALVSGTSAIHLALKLLEVKKSDIVFCQSLTFSASANPIIYENATPVFIDSDRDTWNMSPKALETAFEKYKEKGIKPKAVIVVHLYGICAKIDEIAEICKKYDTPIVEDAAESLGSIYKGRMTGTFGDYGILSFNGNKIITSSGGGMLLVNTSDSKEKAARARFLSTQARENKRYYYHKEVGYNYRMSNIVAGIGRGQLKVLDKRVEKKREIYFHYKEAFKDISDIEMMPINDEDTRCNCWLSTILIDENSKVKPLDVILKLEENNIEARHVWNPMHKQPFFEKYDYIDNGGVGEYIFNNGVCLPSDTKMTKEDMERVSNIIKTLWD, encoded by the coding sequence ATGGGAAATAAGGAAAGAATTTTTTTAGCTTCACCACATATGAGTGATGAAGGGTATGAGCAGGGATATATAAAAGAAGCCTTCGATACAAATTGGATAGCACCTCTTGGAGAAAATGTAAATAATTTTGAAAAGGAAATATGTGAAGTTACCGGAGCAAAAGATGCCGCTGCATTGGTTTCGGGAACTTCAGCAATTCATTTGGCTCTTAAACTGTTGGAAGTAAAAAAGAGCGATATAGTATTTTGCCAAAGTCTGACTTTTTCGGCGAGTGCAAATCCTATAATATATGAAAATGCAACGCCTGTTTTTATAGACAGCGACAGGGATACTTGGAATATGAGCCCCAAGGCTTTGGAAACCGCTTTTGAAAAATATAAAGAAAAAGGTATTAAGCCAAAGGCGGTAATTGTTGTACACTTATACGGTATTTGTGCAAAAATAGACGAAATAGCTGAAATATGCAAGAAATATGATACTCCTATTGTTGAAGATGCGGCGGAAAGTTTGGGAAGTATATATAAAGGAAGGATGACTGGAACATTCGGAGATTATGGTATCTTATCTTTTAACGGAAATAAGATAATCACTTCTTCGGGGGGAGGTATGCTTCTTGTTAATACATCCGACAGCAAAGAAAAAGCCGCAAGAGCGAGATTTTTATCTACACAGGCAAGAGAAAATAAAAGGTATTACTATCATAAAGAAGTAGGATACAATTATAGGATGAGTAATATCGTCGCGGGTATAGGTAGGGGACAGCTTAAAGTTTTAGATAAAAGAGTTGAAAAAAAAAGAGAAATTTATTTTCATTATAAAGAAGCATTTAAGGATATTTCTGATATCGAGATGATGCCTATAAATGATGAAGATACCAGATGTAATTGTTGGTTGTCTACCATATTGATAGATGAAAATTCAAAGGTAAAACCTTTGGATGTAATATTAAAGCTTGAAGAAAACAATATAGAAGCAAGACACGTTTGGAACCCTATGCATAAACAGCCTTTCTTTGAAAAATATGATTATATCGACAACGGCGGTGTAGGGGAGTACATATTTAATAATGGAGTTTGTCTTCCTTCCGATACAAAAATGACAAAGGAAGATATGGAAAGGGTAAGTAATATTATAAAGACTCTTTGGGATTAA
- a CDS encoding O-antigen ligase family protein, producing the protein MLLKLDSTFFIGLNLISFFLCIIVFIYNYLISIKNFNLKKLIKNNIIIILYFIVRLITLYIKDFDNATLRSIVIEFFLLVILFRGLTLNGNNPKKILKPCIIIISLVTAFFILRVVYYLFTSSGLEEAFLKSLIYSISGTTFNVNPNDGGILVTFVITFSLFYIEKKDYKYYISIIISILYLFISGCRSAITGLIVVLLCYFVVKYHKSINLKKLMGKILLISLSYLIIMIAIVGVNSKLLSFTPFENIWNAYSSQRYMLDKYTILSLKDDFLIGFGSYEYTGQKRYDYLMENIPQMVDVKLGANAGYASKYRKLNAHNGFLDFIAGNGLICLILFLYFFINRIKNIDDKVCKKYFLPIIYMIVVSNFENTILNIIPFMFFLIILFIASMEYEQLKINESNENI; encoded by the coding sequence TTGTTATTAAAACTTGATAGTACTTTTTTTATTGGTTTAAACTTAATAAGTTTCTTTTTATGCATTATCGTTTTTATATATAATTATTTAATATCGATTAAAAATTTTAATTTAAAAAAATTAATAAAAAATAATATAATCATAATTTTATATTTTATTGTTAGGCTTATTACTTTATATATAAAAGATTTTGATAATGCAACTCTCAGAAGTATAGTAATAGAATTTTTCTTATTGGTAATTTTATTTAGAGGACTTACTTTAAACGGAAATAATCCTAAAAAAATATTAAAGCCATGTATTATTATAATATCATTGGTAACGGCATTTTTTATTTTAAGAGTTGTTTATTACCTTTTTACAAGTAGCGGACTAGAAGAGGCATTTTTAAAATCTTTGATATATTCTATCTCCGGTACGACTTTTAATGTAAATCCAAATGATGGAGGAATCCTTGTTACTTTTGTTATTACATTTAGTTTGTTTTATATAGAAAAGAAAGATTATAAATACTATATTAGTATTATTATATCAATATTATATTTGTTTATATCGGGGTGTAGAAGTGCAATAACTGGATTAATTGTTGTGTTGTTATGTTATTTTGTAGTAAAATACCATAAAAGTATAAATTTAAAAAAATTAATGGGTAAAATCTTGTTAATATCTTTGTCTTACTTAATCATAATGATTGCCATTGTAGGGGTTAACAGCAAATTGCTTTCTTTTACGCCATTTGAAAATATATGGAATGCTTACAGTTCTCAAAGGTATATGTTGGATAAATATACTATTTTATCTTTAAAAGATGATTTTTTAATTGGTTTTGGAAGTTATGAATATACGGGACAGAAGAGATATGATTATTTAATGGAAAATATTCCTCAGATGGTAGATGTCAAACTAGGTGCCAATGCGGGATATGCAAGCAAGTATAGGAAACTTAATGCTCATAACGGTTTTCTTGATTTCATTGCAGGAAACGGTTTGATATGCTTGATATTGTTTTTATATTTCTTTATAAATAGGATTAAAAATATAGATGACAAAGTTTGTAAGAAATACTTCTTGCCTATTATATATATGATTGTAGTTTCTAACTTTGAGAACACTATTTTAAACATTATTCCATTCATGTTTTTTCTTATAATATTATTTATAGCATCTATGGAATATGAACAATTAAAAATTAATGAATCAAATGAAAATATTTAA